One window of the Candidatus Baltobacteraceae bacterium genome contains the following:
- a CDS encoding retropepsin-like aspartic protease encodes MHSLRSFAVVAGLVLLCASSAFADDGNALKAKHVAYTGWQFGSDAVSSLDITETITRDSDAKVLRTEHWKSIGALFRQDTAEKQSAENFSTGFTGNVFWRSDASGFTVPLIGKVDKYILASDLVFTDAVTALPWIVRGSSTVDGTACTIVHVEQQNSLPIDLCVDPASGAYKRVTIGPGTDYETTFDVLAYGEVTAGRRIITRYKYEGSTATHTVTAMSANDVTTGELHPPVQTAAWDFSNPKPFPIELSPHRIVVNATVNGVQGKFMLDTGASEIFFSREFAAKAHLKSAGSFEAHGIVSALDVQTARVDSLTVGGNTLHNVMVAYGGDVLDPAVPDGQLGFSLLAGADVTLDVSNQTMQIQPPGTLDLTKIPGVRVGVDLVSGQPSVPMKLDDTIDVDATIDSGNPQEVLISPDLATKYGLKMLVDPSLAGYFSSHRGMRGIGANYEVVECGHIDEMELGPIHYTYVGACKSPSFSGRAALVSLDFLRNFDTIYFAYPRATMVLVPPKS; translated from the coding sequence ATGCACTCGCTCCGCTCTTTTGCCGTTGTTGCCGGGCTCGTTCTGCTTTGCGCGTCCTCGGCGTTCGCGGATGACGGCAACGCCCTCAAAGCCAAGCACGTGGCCTATACCGGCTGGCAGTTCGGTTCGGATGCGGTCTCGTCGCTCGACATAACCGAAACGATCACGCGTGACAGCGACGCCAAAGTGCTGCGTACCGAACACTGGAAATCCATCGGCGCGCTCTTTCGTCAGGACACAGCCGAAAAACAAAGCGCCGAGAATTTTTCGACCGGCTTCACGGGAAACGTCTTTTGGCGCTCAGACGCCAGCGGCTTCACCGTCCCGCTTATCGGTAAAGTCGATAAATACATTTTGGCGAGCGATCTCGTCTTCACCGACGCCGTGACCGCGCTTCCCTGGATCGTGCGCGGCAGCAGCACGGTTGACGGCACAGCCTGTACGATCGTTCACGTCGAACAGCAGAACTCGCTCCCGATCGACCTCTGCGTCGACCCGGCCAGCGGCGCCTACAAGCGCGTCACCATCGGCCCCGGCACGGATTACGAAACGACGTTCGACGTGCTCGCGTACGGCGAGGTGACTGCGGGGCGGCGCATCATCACGAGATACAAATACGAAGGCAGCACGGCAACGCACACCGTCACCGCGATGTCGGCCAACGACGTCACGACCGGCGAACTGCACCCGCCGGTGCAAACCGCCGCCTGGGATTTCAGCAACCCCAAGCCGTTCCCGATCGAACTGAGCCCCCATCGCATCGTCGTCAACGCCACCGTCAACGGGGTCCAGGGGAAGTTCATGCTCGACACGGGCGCGTCGGAGATCTTTTTCTCGCGCGAATTCGCTGCGAAGGCGCATCTGAAAAGTGCCGGTTCCTTCGAGGCACACGGGATCGTGTCGGCGCTGGACGTGCAAACCGCGCGCGTCGATAGCTTGACGGTCGGAGGCAATACGCTGCACAACGTGATGGTGGCCTACGGCGGCGATGTCCTGGACCCCGCTGTGCCGGACGGGCAGCTCGGGTTTAGCTTGTTGGCCGGCGCCGACGTCACGCTGGACGTAAGCAACCAAACGATGCAGATTCAGCCGCCCGGAACGCTCGATCTCACCAAGATTCCCGGCGTCCGTGTCGGCGTCGACCTCGTTTCGGGTCAGCCGAGCGTACCGATGAAACTCGATGACACGATCGACGTCGACGCCACCATCGACTCAGGCAATCCGCAGGAAGTGCTCATCTCGCCCGACCTCGCCACGAAATATGGATTGAAGATGCTCGTCGACCCCAGCCTCGCCGGGTACTTCAGCTCGCACCGCGGCATGCGCGGAATCGGCGCGAACTACGAAGTGGTTGAATGCGGGCACATCGATGAGATGGAACTCGGGCCGATTCACTATACCTATGTCGGTGCGTGCAAATCACCCTCGTTCAGCGGTCGCGCCGCATTGGTCAGCCTGGACTTCCTGCGCAACTTCGATACCATCTACTTCGCCTATCCGCGCGCGACGATGGTTCTCGTCCCGCCGAAATCATAG
- a CDS encoding choice-of-anchor A family protein — MTHRRVPHLTSTVVLIALTACNGGTRTTPQVQPLGNAVRRATSVATTTQSFAILATDAQTAKLQFAQGTNIDGNVAASAARQAAIELQQNASINGNVGAIASQTTLSLEQHASISGTAYVPAGTQVQVQQGASIGGGVSNAAPVPSIASAVAAAQTTSASDASLPVTIASPTTIDTTQGQSVTITGTASVNVVDLSALDLAQNSSLTFSGAAGESFVVNVAGEANVQQNAQVRVSGGITAGDVVFNFTGANGEIQLQQGVSFQGSILALSRPNVEIQQNAVVGGSVIADGQNLQLQQNAVVQNTAPSAAPTSPVWIGDAFGGNQLLHYAANANGSVTPTQALVGGKHARGIAFDASGNLYVAEGNQGVAFYPAPLSAASIATRTIGPGPLCGGGATAIAVQAGVLYVAGGPCGSSGAVSVFPTNWSGTAPTPTAVIDTGLGSVNSIAVDPSGNIYVANSGNGSSVLEFAPIGTQTGTLTPAPSRTIPGCLAAQECLGGIATDSSGNLYVGNGNNPEIAVFPPSTAVTTPTYTLSTYAGNGCGLWSVAVDNAGNMWMLTFECGTSQQSIVEFAPVASGTTGSVVEAPVLALNPGIMQWGSGNGLAVDPSGNVWTANDYTTTITGYAIAGLSGTVNNPTASTTITQGPDTVFGPAQLAFDNAGNLWTPNSNATLAEFSPSGGALSFAALLAPPNLGCPVGLAFDASGNMYVADVCGQVVSVFAPPFTSNSVPVRTLQVSGLGAQTQIALDANNNLYVLNESNNSVVIYPAGAGGAATPLATITSSGGSIASPTGIAVDDVGNIYVYNSSGSGSVSVFPPGSNGAATPSRIITVYDGSGFQLAVDKQLNLYVSTGSGFAVYGPTANGSATPIRNVTSSQQLSGMGIVLSP; from the coding sequence ATGACGCACCGACGAGTTCCCCATCTCACGTCGACCGTTGTTCTCATAGCGCTCACCGCTTGCAACGGAGGCACGCGAACGACACCGCAGGTCCAGCCACTGGGAAATGCGGTACGCCGAGCCACGAGCGTTGCGACGACGACCCAGTCCTTCGCCATTTTGGCGACCGATGCGCAAACCGCCAAATTGCAATTCGCGCAAGGCACGAATATCGACGGCAACGTTGCCGCATCAGCGGCTCGGCAAGCGGCTATCGAGCTTCAGCAGAACGCGAGCATCAACGGTAACGTGGGAGCCATCGCTTCGCAAACTACGCTGAGTTTGGAACAGCATGCTTCGATCAGCGGAACGGCGTACGTGCCGGCGGGAACCCAAGTTCAGGTGCAGCAAGGGGCTTCGATCGGCGGCGGCGTCTCGAACGCCGCGCCCGTTCCTTCGATTGCTTCAGCGGTCGCGGCGGCACAGACGACCAGCGCTTCCGACGCGAGCCTCCCCGTAACGATCGCTTCGCCGACGACGATCGATACGACCCAGGGACAGAGTGTGACGATCACCGGAACCGCCTCGGTCAACGTCGTCGACCTCAGCGCGCTCGACCTGGCGCAAAACTCCAGCCTCACGTTCAGCGGCGCGGCCGGAGAGTCGTTCGTCGTGAACGTGGCCGGCGAAGCGAACGTGCAGCAAAATGCCCAGGTACGCGTGAGCGGCGGCATCACGGCGGGTGACGTCGTGTTCAACTTCACCGGCGCGAACGGCGAGATTCAACTTCAGCAAGGCGTGTCGTTTCAGGGCTCGATTTTGGCCCTTTCGCGCCCGAACGTCGAAATACAGCAAAACGCCGTCGTCGGCGGCTCGGTGATCGCGGACGGGCAGAACCTCCAGCTCCAACAAAACGCCGTCGTGCAAAACACCGCGCCGTCGGCAGCGCCGACGTCGCCCGTGTGGATCGGCGACGCATTTGGCGGCAACCAGTTGCTGCACTATGCGGCAAACGCAAACGGGAGCGTGACGCCGACGCAAGCGCTCGTCGGCGGTAAGCACGCTCGGGGGATCGCTTTCGATGCGAGCGGCAATCTCTACGTCGCCGAGGGAAATCAGGGCGTCGCGTTCTATCCCGCGCCGCTGAGTGCCGCATCGATTGCGACACGCACGATCGGACCCGGGCCGCTCTGCGGCGGCGGCGCGACGGCGATAGCCGTGCAGGCGGGCGTGCTCTACGTTGCGGGAGGACCGTGCGGCAGCTCCGGCGCCGTGTCGGTATTCCCGACCAATTGGTCTGGAACAGCCCCGACGCCGACGGCAGTCATCGATACCGGTTTGGGCAGCGTGAACTCGATCGCGGTCGACCCGAGCGGAAACATCTACGTTGCGAACTCCGGCAACGGCTCGTCGGTACTCGAGTTCGCGCCGATCGGGACGCAGACCGGGACGCTGACGCCGGCACCTTCGCGTACGATCCCCGGCTGTCTAGCTGCGCAGGAATGCCTCGGTGGAATCGCTACCGACAGCAGCGGCAATCTGTATGTCGGTAACGGCAATAATCCCGAAATCGCCGTGTTCCCCCCGTCGACGGCGGTGACGACGCCAACATACACGCTTAGCACGTACGCTGGAAACGGATGCGGGCTGTGGTCGGTGGCTGTCGACAACGCCGGGAACATGTGGATGCTTACGTTTGAATGCGGAACCTCGCAGCAATCCATAGTCGAGTTTGCCCCCGTCGCTTCGGGAACGACGGGGTCGGTCGTTGAGGCCCCCGTGCTTGCTCTTAACCCCGGAATAATGCAGTGGGGCTCGGGCAACGGGCTGGCAGTCGACCCATCGGGCAACGTCTGGACGGCCAACGATTACACCACGACGATCACGGGGTATGCTATCGCCGGGCTTTCGGGGACCGTAAACAATCCGACCGCTTCAACGACGATCACGCAAGGGCCGGATACCGTTTTCGGTCCGGCGCAGCTCGCCTTCGACAACGCCGGAAATCTCTGGACGCCGAATAGCAACGCTACGCTTGCCGAATTCTCGCCGAGCGGCGGGGCCTTGAGCTTCGCAGCCCTTCTGGCGCCGCCAAACCTGGGCTGCCCCGTAGGTCTCGCGTTCGACGCCAGCGGCAACATGTATGTCGCCGACGTCTGCGGGCAGGTCGTGTCGGTCTTCGCGCCACCGTTCACGTCGAATTCCGTGCCGGTGCGAACGCTGCAGGTATCAGGGCTTGGTGCCCAGACGCAGATCGCGCTCGACGCGAACAACAACCTTTATGTTTTGAACGAGAGCAATAATAGCGTTGTAATTTATCCTGCGGGTGCCGGCGGCGCTGCAACGCCGCTCGCGACGATCACGAGCAGCGGCGGCAGCATCGCTTCACCCACCGGGATCGCGGTCGACGATGTTGGGAACATCTACGTCTATAATTCGTCGGGATCCGGCTCGGTCTCGGTTTTCCCGCCGGGGTCGAACGGCGCGGCGACGCCGTCGCGGATCATCACCGTCTACGACGGCAGCGGTTTCCAGCTCGCGGTGGATAAGCAGCTAAACCTCTACGTGAGCACCGGCTCCGGCTTTGCGGTGTACGGACCGACTGCGAACGGAAGCGCCACCCCGATTCGCAACGTGACCAGCAGCCAACAACTCAGCGGCATGGGTATCGTCCTCTCTCCGTAG
- a CDS encoding DHA2 family efflux MFS transporter permease subunit, with translation MDVTETGLRRALIVAGVMAAALMQTLDSTITNVALPTIQGNLGATQEEGTWVVTGYTIAALVVIPLTPWLQNRFGRKNYFVASIAGFTIASVVCGSASSLGVLVVARIVQGAFGGGLLATAQSILRDTFPPEQLGLSQGIFALGAIMGPALGPPLGGILVDNYSWNWVFDINIGPGIFSAIVLGLMLRDPEPGRAGQVDFVGLLLLAAGIGSMQYVLTEGEPHYWLADPAVLILTVVMVISLCSFVYWELFRTQTPIVDLRILRNRSVAAGSILGLSLGTVVFGTTYILPQFTQGPLGFTPSLSGFLFILRALPIMFMTPLIVRFAGRFDPRLVLGSGFVLVSFGSWLQALVTNPQANFWSFAPALITTGIGSALLFIPLSIAVLGATTPQEGPKAAAFINLSLQLGGSISVAALDVIIDRRWSFHSSVLGANANLQAPAVALFLQHGGTTGELARLVNAQAAILAYADATMVIALVCLLCTPLVLFMRRRRAIAAPGSAPAARSGAEAAVHA, from the coding sequence GTGGATGTCACCGAGACCGGTCTGCGCCGCGCGCTGATCGTGGCCGGGGTGATGGCGGCGGCGCTGATGCAGACGCTCGACTCGACGATCACCAACGTGGCGCTGCCGACGATTCAGGGCAACCTCGGCGCGACTCAAGAGGAAGGCACGTGGGTCGTCACCGGGTACACGATTGCCGCGCTCGTCGTGATCCCGCTCACGCCATGGCTTCAGAACCGCTTCGGGCGTAAGAATTATTTCGTTGCTTCGATCGCGGGCTTCACCATCGCGTCGGTGGTCTGCGGATCGGCGAGCAGTTTGGGTGTTTTGGTTGTCGCGCGCATCGTGCAGGGCGCGTTCGGCGGCGGTTTGCTGGCAACCGCACAGTCGATTCTTCGCGACACGTTTCCACCCGAGCAGCTTGGTCTCAGTCAAGGCATCTTCGCGCTCGGCGCGATCATGGGACCGGCACTCGGGCCGCCGCTGGGCGGCATTTTGGTGGACAACTATTCGTGGAACTGGGTCTTTGACATCAACATCGGCCCGGGCATTTTTTCGGCGATCGTACTCGGCTTGATGCTCCGCGATCCCGAACCGGGGCGCGCGGGGCAGGTGGATTTCGTCGGGCTCCTTCTGCTTGCGGCGGGCATCGGGTCGATGCAATATGTGCTGACCGAAGGTGAACCCCACTACTGGCTCGCCGATCCCGCCGTGTTGATCTTGACCGTCGTCATGGTCATCAGCTTGTGCTCGTTCGTCTACTGGGAACTGTTTCGAACGCAAACCCCGATCGTCGATCTGCGCATCTTGCGAAATCGGAGCGTCGCGGCCGGCTCGATTCTCGGACTCTCGCTCGGAACCGTGGTCTTCGGCACGACCTACATCCTGCCTCAATTCACGCAAGGGCCGCTCGGCTTCACGCCCTCCCTCAGCGGTTTTCTCTTCATTTTGCGTGCGCTGCCGATCATGTTCATGACGCCGCTGATCGTGCGTTTCGCGGGACGCTTCGATCCGCGTCTCGTGCTGGGTTCCGGCTTCGTGCTGGTGAGCTTCGGCAGCTGGCTGCAGGCGCTCGTCACCAACCCGCAGGCGAACTTTTGGAGTTTTGCGCCGGCGCTGATCACCACCGGTATCGGATCTGCGCTGCTCTTCATCCCGCTTTCGATCGCGGTGCTCGGCGCCACGACGCCGCAGGAAGGCCCGAAAGCGGCGGCGTTCATCAATCTCTCGCTGCAACTTGGGGGCTCGATTTCGGTTGCCGCACTGGACGTCATCATCGACCGGCGCTGGTCGTTCCACTCGTCGGTTCTCGGCGCCAACGCGAACCTGCAGGCGCCGGCGGTTGCATTGTTTTTGCAGCACGGCGGCACCACCGGTGAACTCGCGCGGCTGGTCAACGCCCAGGCCGCCATCCTTGCGTACGCAGATGCGACGATGGTGATCGCGCTCGTTTGTCTGCTATGCACGCCGCTCGTGCTGTTCATGCGGCGCCGCCGTGCGATCGCTGCACCGGGCTCGGCCCCTGCGGCACGCTCCGGCGCTGAAGCCGCCGTCCACGCCTGA
- a CDS encoding DUF885 domain-containing protein: MRLSDAIAAYERANLDEHGPLATAGFSAFYRSGQGLAVSRIAPVTEEGNEEAAAFCRRFLTQLDELDGSALEGQERLSLAVLRSAIERREAASRYYWYEPCVTPYRSFIGTFRSIFRAFDVESDEARTRYLAVIRDVGLYARAVRAKVAGQVERGIVLPRRAIPPIVALHRAAVDAVRSPFLPPPEKLAVLDETLRARFLNDAQNAIRTEVSPALQELADDLAGAYLAAASDTIGQSSYPGGAGYYDYLVRANTTLDLDAKTIHERGLSTVDALRNSMAEQRERLGFRGSAPEFHFSLRHDARFVPTRAEQIGDRLELFARRADDVMPALFSKKPSAPFGVKRLPPDLEGGMTFGYYQPGAKAGETGYYIYNGSKLEERSLLSLASLALHELVPGHHYEISISRENESLPRFRAFQSISTYIAAYHEGWAEYAADLGKELGIYEDPYDLYGRYALDIFISSRLVVDTGLNALGWSLERAAEFMRTNTLMSETEIDSELLRYATDLPAQSLSYKLGSLTFADLREKARTQLGSAFDVRAFHERIVQNGGMPLTLVKAEIDRFIGGDR; the protein is encoded by the coding sequence GTGAGACTATCCGATGCCATCGCGGCGTACGAGCGCGCGAACCTCGATGAACACGGTCCCTTGGCGACCGCCGGATTCTCGGCCTTTTATCGTTCGGGACAAGGCCTGGCGGTTTCGCGGATCGCGCCGGTAACCGAAGAGGGTAACGAGGAGGCCGCTGCGTTCTGCCGGCGCTTCCTCACGCAACTGGACGAACTCGACGGATCGGCTCTCGAGGGGCAAGAGCGCCTTTCGCTCGCCGTGCTCCGCTCGGCCATCGAGCGGCGCGAAGCAGCGAGCCGATATTATTGGTACGAACCGTGCGTTACGCCGTATCGCTCGTTTATCGGGACCTTTCGGAGCATCTTTCGCGCGTTCGACGTCGAGTCGGACGAAGCTCGAACGCGTTACCTCGCGGTCATCAGAGACGTCGGCCTTTACGCGCGGGCGGTACGAGCGAAGGTCGCCGGCCAAGTCGAGCGCGGGATCGTGCTTCCGCGACGCGCGATTCCTCCGATCGTCGCGCTGCATCGCGCCGCCGTCGACGCCGTGAGGAGCCCGTTTCTTCCGCCGCCCGAAAAATTGGCGGTTCTCGACGAGACGCTTCGTGCGCGCTTTTTGAACGATGCGCAAAATGCGATTCGTACAGAAGTCTCGCCCGCTCTCCAGGAATTGGCAGACGATCTCGCGGGGGCTTATCTTGCTGCGGCATCCGATACGATCGGGCAGTCATCGTACCCGGGCGGTGCCGGCTATTACGATTACCTCGTCCGCGCGAATACGACGCTCGATCTCGATGCGAAAACGATCCACGAGCGCGGTCTTTCGACCGTCGATGCGCTTCGCAACTCGATGGCCGAGCAGCGAGAGCGGCTCGGCTTTCGCGGCTCCGCGCCGGAGTTTCATTTCTCGCTTCGCCATGACGCGCGCTTCGTGCCGACCCGCGCCGAACAAATCGGTGACCGCCTAGAGCTGTTCGCACGGCGAGCCGATGACGTGATGCCGGCGCTGTTCTCGAAGAAACCGTCGGCGCCGTTCGGCGTAAAACGCTTGCCGCCCGATCTCGAGGGCGGGATGACGTTCGGGTATTACCAGCCCGGCGCAAAGGCCGGCGAAACCGGCTACTATATCTACAACGGCTCGAAGCTCGAAGAACGATCGCTCTTGAGCCTGGCGTCGCTTGCGTTGCACGAACTCGTTCCCGGTCACCACTACGAAATCAGCATTTCCCGGGAAAACGAATCGCTGCCGCGTTTTCGAGCGTTTCAATCGATCTCGACGTACATCGCCGCCTATCACGAAGGTTGGGCCGAATACGCAGCCGATCTCGGCAAGGAACTCGGAATTTACGAGGATCCGTACGACCTATACGGGCGCTACGCGCTCGACATCTTTATCTCGTCTCGTCTCGTCGTCGACACCGGCCTGAACGCTCTGGGATGGAGCCTCGAGCGTGCCGCCGAGTTCATGCGCACGAACACGCTGATGTCGGAAACGGAAATCGATTCGGAACTCTTGCGCTATGCAACGGACCTTCCGGCGCAGAGCCTGTCGTACAAGCTGGGCTCGCTGACCTTCGCCGACTTACGCGAAAAGGCACGTACACAACTCGGTTCGGCGTTTGACGTGCGCGCTTTCCACGAGCGGATCGTTCAAAACGGCGGCATGCCGCTCACCCTGGTCAAGGCGGAGATCGATCGGTTTATCGGCGGCGACCGGTAG